The sequence below is a genomic window from Cytophagia bacterium CHB2.
CGAAAGCGTCGTACAAACAAATCCAGCTTATGAAAATTGCATTGCGCAAAATTACCGAGAGCAAAAAAAGCAAGCGTCACAGGAGTGTAATGCGTTCCAATTTTGCCGGCATGCTTAATGTGGTTTCTTGCGAAGAGGCGATCATAATCGACCAAGGGCAGGCCGGCGGCATCAAACGGCCCGTAGTCCTGGGTTAGAATGCGCTGAAAAATATCATGCACTGAAATGGGATAAACTGGGATGTTTGTACGTGAATTCTGCATGACGATGGGCTACCTTGCCGCTTACCTCAGCGCGAATTTTTGCCACAGCTCGCGTACGAACCGCCAATCGTCCGGCTGCAGAATAAAAATTTTTCCGAGCGTAATGCCGGCAAAGCGGCGCAACCAAAGAATCATCAACAACGCCATCAAACTAAAGCTCAGGCTCATAGCGATGGCAGCGCCGGCAATGCCCCAGCGCGGGATCAACAACAGATTCAAAACGACATTGGCGAGCAAACCGGCAAGGCTCACGATCGTGTTCCACTGCGCGTGGCCGCTGCCGAGCGCGTAGCTGGCAATAACTTTGTTGACGCTCATCGCGACGATGCCGAGGTAGCTCAGATGCAGCGGCAGTACCGCAGGCAAAAAATCTTCACCAAAAGCATACGTTACGAGAAATTGATCGATCTGCCACAACAACGACACAATCAAACTCGTGGCAAAAAAAACAAGGCGCACGAGACGCGGCGCCAACTGGCGCATCTCGTCCGGTGGGCGCGCGCCGGATGACGGTAACAACACGACACCGATGCTGCTGGGCAGAAACCACAAGCTCTCGGCAAAGAAGGTTACAATCGAATAAAAGCCGGCATGCTTGACATCCAGAAAAAAGCCGACGAGCAAGACATCGATGCGATACAATAAAAATGAAAAAAGTTCGGCGAGATAAATCGTCCAGCCCTGCTGGAATTGCAGTTTCCAGACGCTGGCATTGAAGGTATACGCCTCTCCCCTTCCCAAGCGCAGCTTGAAGATCAACATTGCCGCCGCGCCCACAAAGCTTAGCACGTATGCCCACAAGCCGGCCAAAACGTTGCGCAATCCGCCGAAAAAGAGCACGGCAAAGCCGCACAAAAAAAGCAATGGCCGCAGCACGTTTGCCTTGCTGTACAACTCAAATTGCTGGCGGCCTTGCGACAAGCCAAGCAGGCAATTGAAAAGAATGTAAAACGGAATTCCCCAAGCCATGAGCTGCGCGTGTTCCACTGGAACGTCTTGCAGGAACGCCGGCGCCCAATGATCCGCGTGCCACGCCAGCATCAACGCGGCGAGGCCGCCGACAATCAGCCCAAAGAGCAAGGAATGCGAAAACAGGGTTTTGGCAGGAAGGCGATTTTGGCTGGCAAATACCGCGTTCGACGTGCCCAGGCCGAACGTCAACAGCATCGCGGCGGCGCTCGCGAGGGCGTTGAGCAACGCATACTCGCCGCGCGCTTGCGGGCCCAGCAGGCGCGCGAGCATCAAACCGCCGACCGCCATGAACGCGTAAGAGGCCGCGCGTGCGATGAAGATGAGAAGGCTATTCTGTGCGATTCCCAAGGCCGCGAATGAGTTGGTGTGGAACGAGCATCATTCCATTTTGGCGACTAATACCGTCATGTCGTCATGTTGTTTGGCATAACCAATGAAGGTTTTCACATCATCCATGATGCGCTGGCAGAGCGCCTTGGCGTCGAGCCCCTGGTTGGCTGTAACAATTTCCGCAAGGCGATCCTCGCCGTATTCTTCCCCGTTGACATTGCGCGCGTCAGAAACGCCGTCCGTATAAAACACCAGCACCTCGCACGATTGCAATGGAATTTCGATCTCTTGAACATTGCGCTCAAAATGCGCGCGCGGGGCCAGGCCCAAACCGACTCCCGGAGGCGCAAGAAAGGCATGCGCTTCATTGCGGCAATAAAGCGTGGCGTTGTGCCCGGCGCGGCTCATGCGCACGCGGCGCTGCTGGACATCGAACAGCGCATAGGTCAGCGTGATGAAGGAATTTTTTTCGATGGTGCCGAACAGCAAATCGTTAACCGTTGCGAGGAATTGCACCGGCGACTCGTGCAAATGATTCAGCGCGCGCACAATGCCTTGCAATTTACTCATGTAGAGCGCCGCGGAGGTGCCTTTGCCGGAAACGTCGCCCACCAAAACGCCGAGCTTGCCATTGCCAAATTCCAAATAGTCGTAGTAATCGCCGCCAATTTCCGTTGCGCTGACGCATGCGCCGGCAATCGATAAGCCTGCGATCGTCGGGTTTTTGCGCGGCAGCGAGTGCATTTGAATCACACTGGCTACCGCCAATTCTTTTTGCAGACGCGCTTGTGACTCACGCAACGCCTCCAGGTTCTGAAAATTTCTCAGGCGCAACTGATAGATCATCGTCGTCAAGCCGGTACAAACGAAGGTGATGGTCAGATAAAATGACAATGGAATGTCGGCCAGCACGTTCGCAAACGAGGCTGCCTGTCCCACCATGAAAAAACTCATGACGCAATTGATGACAATCATTAACAAGCCGACCAACGCGACCGAGAGCGGGCGCAGCGGCACAACAGCGGTGAGAATCAGTAATGCAATAATGAAAGGCGGGTAGGTCGCGGCGTTTCCCTTAAAAAGGCCGGCAAACGTCGCAATCGTTTCAGCGGCAATGGTGCAGATGATAACCACGACATTGGGCGCGGTACGGCCAAAACTCGTGCGCGAGAGCGACAGGCCGGAAATGCCCACGATGATGACGGCAAAATTTTCAAGATTGTTGACGGCAAGCTGAACCCAGCTATAACCGCGCTGAAAATACCAGATTGCAGCTTCGATAAAAAACGCAACGCCAGGAAGCAGGATAGCAACAACGGTCGCAAATTGCAAACCGAGCACGCCGAGACGGCGAATTTCAGCTTCGAATTCTTTGCCATGATCTGTTGCTCTCGGCGCCAATAACTGCCATAAATGCCAGAGCGGAGAACGGCGTACGTTCGGGGTTGACATCGCGCCTGTGTTGTTTCGTATCTGTTCGAAAATGACATAACCTCGGGCAGGCCGAGGTTGGCGGAGACTTTGGGCCGCGAGAACTTTTGAATAGTTGATGCAACAGCCGGGCCGTTGCAAGAATCTTATCTCAAAGACGGAGACTATTTGTAAAGCAAATACGGCTGCCGCTGCTTTCGAAATTTTTTCGCATCCTGCTCAATACGTTTCCAAACCGCCGCGCTCGATTCATTCGCCGTAATCATGTCATAAACCCAAGCGACGCCGCTCAAACGCGCCATGCCTTCCGGGCGCATTTTGAACTCGTTGGGATAAAGTTGTTGGAGAGCAACCAGCAACGCAACACCAAATTTGACCGGAGCAAATTTCGCAGAATCCGTTACGCGCAATTTCAGGCCATGGCATTTCTCGCCTTCGTATTTTGGATTCATCGCCATGCCGGGCAAATCAACAGGCGTAAACGAAATCGGCGTGAGTGCAATGCCCTCGGCCTCCGCTTGCAAGTGTTTTGCAAGAGCATCAGAATCAATCCAGGGCGCGCCGAACATCAAGAACGGTTCGTGTGTGCCTCGACCTTCGGAAACATTCGTCGCCTCCAACAAACAAACGCCGGGATAAACGAGCGTCGTCGCGAGCGTGGGTATATTTGGCGAGGGCGGGATCCAATTTATATCCGACGCGGCCAAGACCTGACGCCGCCAGCCTGTGACGGGAATGACATGCAATTTTGACCAGGAACGGTTCACGGACTTTGTGGTGTCGTCTGAATAAATCCATCTCTCGCCTAAAAACATGCGCGCCAGCTCACCGGTGGTCATGCCATGTTGCAATGCAATGGGATGAATGCCGACGAATGAACGATGTTTCGGGTCGAGTACCGGACCGGCAACGCGATCACCCAGCGGATTGGGGCGATCCAAAACATACATTTCAATATTTGTTTCAGCAGCCGCTTCGAGCGCAAGCGCCATGGTGCTGATATAGGTATAGAAACGCGCGCCCACATCTTGAATGTCAAACACCAGCGCATCAATGCCCTGCAACATCTCGCGCGTGGGCTTGCGCGTCGCGCCATAAAGGCTGTAAACCGGCAAGCCGGTGGCCGAATCAACTTGATGACCAACACTCGCGCCGGCTTCGGCCGAACCGCGAATGCCATGTTCCGGGCCGAACAGGGCAACTAGGTTCACGTTCGCTGCTTGCTTGAAGAGATCGGCAACATGGCGGCCTTTGCGATCGACGCCGGTTTGATTTGTGATCAACCCAATTTTTTTCCCGCGAAATTCCCGGAAATCGCCGGCCACAACTTGCTCGAGTCCCGTTTGTGTTAGTTCTTTGTCTTGAGAGAAAAGTGTGCCGGTGGCAAGATAGAAAAAAGTAAACGCGCAAAAAACCAATGTCGAAGCATTCATTTTCAGGAGGTCGCAGATGTGTTTAACGTAGTGCTTGTAACAAGTTTTAACGGGCTGCAATATAGCAAAAGGATTAGTGTCGTGCAAGTCGAGTTATGCGAGAGGCATATTCGCCAACATTCTGGCGATCTAGAAATCTGAGATGACTGCATCCGGTTTGGTTGCCGCAAAAAAGGCTTGCTTTAATGGGCGAAATCCGTTAATTCGACTATCCGCGCAGCTTTTGCTTTCCGGTTTTAATTTTTTAATTTTCCGGGCGCATGCCCAGGCATTTTCAGGCAAGGATTTTGCTAAAATCATTCTGTTGCTGATTTTCTTGTTTTGCTCAGGACATTTTTCATCTGGAAAGGATTTCCATGACACCCGATTTCGCAGTACAGCCGGACGGCGTGTTCGTGCTCGATCAGCTGGTACGCCTGCCGGAGATTCTTGATTTACTCATTGTCGGCGGCGGGCCCGCAGGCACGGCGATCGCGTTTCGCGCAAAAGAACTTGGTATTGCAGCGTTGGTGGTCGACTTCGATGATTTGATGAAACGCATTCGCGATTACCCGAAGGACAAGCTCATTCTGCCCGATTATGGCGGCGGCGATCAAATGAAGTTTCCCAAGGGCGGTGAGTTGACGCAAGCCTTGCATTTCGGCCCGATGGATAAAGATGACATGTGCCGGTTGTGGAAGAGTTATTACTGCAAGTTCAACATCCCGGCGCAAATCGGCGTTGAGTTAACCGGCATGCAGCGCCGCAGCGACGGGATTTGGCAGGTCAAAGCTTATAACTATAACACCAAAGCCGAGCAAACGTATTTCGCCAAACACGTTGCCATCACCATTGGCCGCGGCGTGCCGCGCCGCTTTGACATTCCCGGCAACACGGAGGGGATTGCGTATCGTTTGACGGATGCCGCGCTGTATGTCGGCGAACCGGTGTGCGTGCTGGGCGGCGGCACCTCGGCTGCCGAAGCCGTCATTGCGATTTCGCATGCGAAAGCAAAGGCCAACGACGAAAGCGCGGTGTATTGGTCTTATCGCAGCGACAAATTGCCCAAAGTTTCAAAAGCCCTGGCGGATGTTTTTTTCGAGGCCTATGTCAGCAACGGCAATATCCGCCAATTTCCCTACAGCGAGCCGGTGGCCGTGGTCACAGCGGAAGATCGCAAAGACTATCTCTCGGTGCGCACGGATCGCCGCCGCATTCCGGGCCGGCCCAATGAAACCGTGCATCTCGAATTCAACAAAGAGTTTTGCGTTGCCTGCATTGGCGAGGATATCCCCGAAACGTTGTTGAACACGCTGGGCATTTATATGACGACCGGCGGGCCGAACGGCAAAAAACGTTTCGTGGTTAATCCGTTGCTTGAAACCCAGCAGCCGAATGTTTATCTGCTCGGCGATATTTTAAGCCCGGCCTATTTCGAGACGGATGATTTCAATGCCGATCCTGCCGGATTCCGCGAAATCAAACGCCGCGGCAACATCAAAGCCGCGTTGCGCGATGGCGTACTGGTGGCTGAGGCGATCGCACAAAAACTTGCCGGCAAAACCGATATTCGTGTTGAACTTGATTTTGCCGAACAACCCGAACCAGCGCCACGACTCAAGAATGCCACCGTTATAGTTGAAAGTGAAGGCCCGCCCGCTGCAAGTCTCGCTGCGGCGCGCGCGGTTGACGACAACACGGCCTACCTCATTCGCATTTTGCCGGGCAATGTCGAAGCCGAGGAGTTTCCGCTCAAACGCGAAGGCATTACCAGCATTGGTCGCAACAGTTGCGATTTAACGTTCACCGACGATTTGCTGCTCTCTGAAAAGCATGCTTCACTCTTGCACGATCCGGCGGAAGGCGGATATTTTTTGCGCGATGACGGCAGTGTGAACGGCGTTTTTTTGAGATTGAAAGAAGCGCGGCCACTCGAAATTTCTGCCGGCAGCCTGGTGCGGGCGGGGAAGCAATTTTTGTTGTTCGGTATGGAAAAAGGCGCGCCGCTGTTTGTGCATTTTGATCAAAATGGCAAACAACTCGAGCGCTATCAAATTCCCGAGCGCACCATTGTTCTGGGCCGGGAAGCGCCGGACATCACGCTCGACGCCAAAGACATGACGCTCTCGCGCCGGCACCTGGCCGTCAGCATCAAAGCGGGTAAGGTTTCGGTCAAAGATTTGGGCAGCGCCAACGGCACTTTCCTCAAAGTGAAAAGCGCGGTGCGCCTGGAAGAGGGCGATCAATTTCGCGCCGGACAGCAACTCTTCAAGTTACGCTTGAAGCAGGAGCCGGAGCGCCGCACCGTGTTGTTCAACACCAAGTCCGGGCTTGCTGCGCCTGCAACGCCAGTCAAAAAACAACCGCAGAAGCCGGTGAGCGCGCCGGCAGCGAATAAACCAGAGCCTTCTCGCTCGCCCGCGGCGGGAATTAAAAAGCCGGAAGGCATGGTCGTGGTATTCAAGAATGTCAACAAAACGATCCCCTTCAAAGCAGGGCAATCGATTTGTGAACTGGCGGAAAAGAACGGCATCAAAATAAAGGCCGATTGCCACATCGGGAGTTGCGGTATTGACCCGATTCGCATTTTGTCCGGCATGGAAAACATGAACGCCATCGGCGACGAAGAACAAGGCACACTCGAAGATATCAATAAACTCAAGCCGGGCGAATATCGCCTGGCCTGCCTGGCCAAACCTAAGGGGCCGGTCGTAGTAGAAATTTTGGAAAAATAATTTGGGCGCTGGAGGCCGAGCAACGAGCCTCCGGCGATTGGCATGATTAAATTTTCATGATCCTATGGAACAGGGGTTGAGCATTACCTTCAGCAGTGCGTCTGATCGCGGCTTAAAGCGCGAGGACAATCAAGACAGTTGCGGAAAATTCCCGCAGGATGATTCGTCATTGCAAACGCCGAGGGGCCAGCTTTTTGTGGTCGCCGACGGCATGGGCGGCCATGCCGGCGGCCGCCATGCCAGCCAGCTCGCCGTGCAGGCGCTCGGCGAGGCATACTTTGCGGCAACGCCCGAAGACATTCGCCAGTGCTTGCAGCAGGCAGTTGCCGTCGCCAATCAGCGCATTTACGAAGCTTCGACCACGAGTTACGAATTCTACGGCATGGGTACGACGTGTACCGCGCTGGTTTTGCAGGGCGAGGCCGCGCACATCGCGCATGTGGGCGACAGCCGGGCATATCGCATTACCTCCGATAACATCGAACAACTCACGCAGGATCATTCCAAAGTAGCTGAGATGCAACGGCTGGGCATCATCACCGAAGAGGAAGCCAAACGCCATCCGGAAAAATCGCATCTCTATCGCGCACTCGGCATTTATACCGACCTCGAAGCGGATATCATCACCGGCCTGGCGATCAAACCCGGCGATCATTTTTTGTTGTGCACCGACGGTCTCGCTAAAATTGGCGCACAGGAACTCAAAAAAATCATTCTCTCGCATTCGCCTGCAAAGGCGTGCAAAAAGCTCATCGCCCTTGCCAACGCCCGCGGCGGCGACGATAATGCAACGGTGCAAATCGTGCGCGTGCGCAAGACAGGCACATCAAAACGAAATTTCTTTTCTTTGTTTACAAGACTGCGGCGCTGAGAAGAAATACTCAAGCGAGCGCCTCGACAAAACAAAACATGAAATGGTCCTCTTAAAAGCTGCGGGATTGAAATAAAACGAGGAGAGCTATGATCGACTTGCACTATTCTTTAATCATCGAAGCGACCAAAGATCCATCTTTCTCACGACGACGAACAACGATAAAGGCATCTTCTCCTCAACTAAAACAACGCTTGTTGGCGAATCCATAATGCCGAACCATCGTGACCTGCATTATTTCGATCGTGACCGGCAGCAAAAATGGCGCATTGCGATCTTGCATGAAGATGAAACCCTGCTTGTGCTCAACAAGCCCGCCGGGTTGCCGGTGATTCCCGAGCGCTGGCACCCGGAGTGGCCGTGCCTGCGCAGCATTGCCGAGGAAAGACTGGGCTTGCCTCTCTTCGTCGTGCATCGCATTGACGCCGGCACCAGCGGACTCATTCTGTTTGCAAAAACTGAAGCCAGTCATCGCGATCTCAACCAGCAATTCGAACACCATCATGTCGAAAAAATTTATCATGCGCTGGTCAGCGGCGAAGTGGTTGAAGATGCGCTCACCATGCAACAACCGCTGGCAGAGCATCCGCACCGGCCGGGCATGATGGTCGTGTCGCGCGACGGCAAGCCCGCCGTCACGCTGATGCGCGTGCTGGAACGATTTCGCGGGGCCACGTTAGTTGAGGCGCAGCCGCAAACCGGGCGGCAACACCAGATTCGCGTGCACTTGCAGGCGCTCGGTCACCCGCTGCTGGTTGATTCGCTGTACGGCAATGCCGAGGCTTTTTTTCTGTCATCGATCAAACCGGGCTTTTATCGCAAACCCGAGGAGCCAGAACAGCCCCTAATCAAACGCTTGACATTGCACGCGTGCGCGTTGCAGTTTCATCATCCCCTCTCCCACGCCCCCACCGGCTTCACCGCGCCGGCGCCAAAAGATTTTCAAGCGGTATTGAAAAATCTGCGCAAGTATGCGCATCGGAAATGATGTGCATCCTTGCCTCGTGGCGCAGAACAAAAATCACAATACTTGAGGAAAATTTAATGTCGACCACACAAAACATTCAGGCCGTTATCTTCGACGTCGGTCAAACCATTTTTTCGCCGGATTACATTTTCTTGCAAGACATGCTTGCCAGTTTTGGCGTGCAAACCACGCTGGATGATTTGGGCAAAGGCGCTGCGTTGGGTCGGGAAAAATTTTTCCGCAACGCCAACGGTGAACAGTGGAAGGATTATTTTGTATTTTGGCTGCGCTATGTGGGCGCGCAGACGCAGGATCTGGAAACCATGCTCAAACTCATTCATGAACGCCATCACCGCGAGTATTTGTGGAACTATCTTGAGCCGACCGCGCGGCAGACGTTTACTGATTTAAAGCAACTCGGATTGCGCCTCGGCATCGTTTCCAACGCTGATGGCAAAGTTGCCGGCTTGATGCAGCAGCATCACCTCGATCATTTTTTTGATTGCATTATCGACTCGCATGTCGTCGGCGTGGAGAAACCCTCTCCGGCGATCTTTGCCTTGGCGCTGAACCAGTTGCAGGTGCCGGCGGCAAGTTGCTATTACGTGGGAGACAATTACGATAATGATGTGGTGGGCGCGCGTAATGCCGGCATAACGCCGATTTTAATTGATCCGTTTGAGGTCGTACCCGAGAATGACGTGGTGAGAATTAAGACGCTGGCGGAGGTGGTTGGCTTGGTGAAAAAGTCTCACGCGAGTTAACCCTCGCCTTCAACCTCTACCAGACAAAAACTGACCGAAAACGTTTTGTCTTGGCGCTAGTGCACTGTTACCTTAATTTTTTGTAGTCCCACCCCCTTGTGGGGTGCTGCTGCAGCCAATAAATTCGCGGGTTGGGACAATGCCCCACAAGGGGACAGGGCTACGAAATCATGGTAACAGTGTACCAGTTGAGCCTGTCGCGCTGGCTGAGCCTGTCGAAGCCAGCCAGCACCTTGCACAGTACCATTTTTCAAAATTCCAGCTTCACCTCAATCCCCTTTTGCAACATCATGAGCAGGCGTTTGGCTTCATCATGCTGCGGTTGATTGCGCAATACCTCCGCTAAATGCGCTTGCGCGAATTCAAGCTGGCCCAGTTGCACGCGGCACAGGGCGAGATAATAATTCGCCGCGGCCAAATCATTCGCGGACATGGCCTGGCGCAGGTTGTTCAGATTGAGCGCCGTTTGAAAATGTTCAGCAGCGGCGGCAAAACGATGTTGCATGAAATTGACCAATCCCAATTTTGCCCGCACAAACGGCGACTGTTCATTCCATTTCATGGCAATTTGCAGCAATGAGTCCGCAGCAGCAAAGCGATTCTGCTGCAGCAGCAGGTCGGCCATGCGCGTATATGCCGCGTCATTTTCCGGCACGACTTTCATCACCGCGCGATACTCGCGCAACGCCTCCTCTCCTTTTCCCTGCCGCTGATACTCCTCCGCCAACTGAAAATGCGCGGCATTCCAGGCAATGCGATTGGCTTGATACTCCTCCACCAATTGCCGGACAACAGCAGGCGCTTGCAATGAATCCGGCGGAACCGTGAATTGTTCGCGGCGAAACGGCCAGCGTTTTGTCAATCGTTCAATCTTGCGATTGCCGATTTGCAGATCGAACAGCGTTACGGCCGAATAATCGCGCAGAAACTGATCATCACATTCGCCCTCGACCGCTTGTAAGCCCGGCACGAGTTGTTGATGTTGCCGTATGGCCTGCGCGAAGGTTTTTGCCATTAAAAAATAGCCGTCAAAATTCGGGTGCAAATGTTCGCTGATCAATTCATGGCCAATGAGGCCGTGAGGCGACTGGCGCGCGAACGCCTCTTCCATTTCCACCACCGGCGCGCTGAAGGTTGAGCAAATTTCTCGAATAATTTTGTTGAATTCACCCGGGGCGCGAAAGCGCAGCAAATCCAAATCACGCGCTGTTTCATAAGATATTCTTGCAGGATCGATTTCGCCCAAAGCTGCATGCGTTTGCCCCAAACGAAAATGCAGCAGCGCCGAGGCGCTGTCGAGTGCCGCCGCTACCCGAAATAGACGTTTTGCCTCAGCATAATTTTGCTGGCGCTGCAATTGCCAGGCTTGCTCGAAGAGTTTTTGCCATTGCCGTTTTTGCTCGACCGGCAAATCGGGCGCAGCTTCCGACGCAAACGGCGCCATGTCGCGCATATTGCTCACCAGCGTGCCAACGATTATCGGCACGCGCTGCTGTTGCGCAATGGCCAAAATTTCCGCGAGATTATCACGAAACTGCGCCAGGCCGCGCCGGTACATCTCACTCTCGAATGGAATTGTTTTTTCAGCCGCCATGCCTTCCATCAGCGTTTGCTGGCCAGCCGGCGCGCTGGTGTTAGTTTGCAAGCTTTGGCGCACCGCCATGATCAACCGCCGCAACAGCATAAACGTGCGGAATTTCTGCAAACGTAAGTAAAGACGAACAAGCCCTCGACTCTGCCCCAACGACTGCGTCGATCCAACGCCGAGCGCGCCATAAAACTCGTTGTGTCCCAGGTACATCACGAACAGATCCGGCTCATACTGCGCCAATTCGCGCGCGAATTCGACCACGGCATAACTGTTGATCGCGGCCATGCCGGCGTTGATTACCTCGACAGTTTTGTCGGGATACATAAGCTGCAAACGATCTTGCAGCAGGCTTGATACGCGCGCATGCAATTCATAAGGAAACGAGGCCATGGTCGAGCCGCCCAGGCAAAACACGCGCAGGCCATTGCTTGGTTTCGTGTAGGCAAAGCGCTGCGGATAAACTTCCGGGACGGCAGCCACGCCGCCGAGGAAAAAACGCTCGCCGACGCGCGCATTGAGCTGATAAAAGAGCTTGCCCCGCTCTTCCCGGCGCACGACGAGCGGGGTAATCGGATCATCCGTGAGGAGGCGCAAAACGCCCTCCAACAGCAACAAAAAAACGAGCGGCAGCGCGAACAATAAAAAATAAAATATCCGGAGATTGCGCGGGCGAGCTGGCGCGTCTTTTTGCTTTTGCGGAAGCGGGGAGGCTTTTTTCTTGGTTGAGGGCACGTGTTATCGTCGCGATCTACGCGTCACGAGTAAATGGTTTGCATACAAAAATGCAACGGCCAAGCCGTTGCAGGAACATGATAAAAAATAGCGCATTTTCCGGCGGACACGAAATGATGAAAGCCCCTGCGGCGCAAAGCGGCAGAGGCTTTCATCATTACTTTTTAGCAAATACAGCTTTCCGGCTCTGACTCGCCATTGTGAACCATCTCTCTATAACAATGCGAGCCGCCGAAAGTCTTCAAGCACTTC
It includes:
- a CDS encoding DUF1343 domain-containing protein; amino-acid sequence: MNASTLVFCAFTFFYLATGTLFSQDKELTQTGLEQVVAGDFREFRGKKIGLITNQTGVDRKGRHVADLFKQAANVNLVALFGPEHGIRGSAEAGASVGHQVDSATGLPVYSLYGATRKPTREMLQGIDALVFDIQDVGARFYTYISTMALALEAAAETNIEMYVLDRPNPLGDRVAGPVLDPKHRSFVGIHPIALQHGMTTGELARMFLGERWIYSDDTTKSVNRSWSKLHVIPVTGWRRQVLAASDINWIPPSPNIPTLATTLVYPGVCLLEATNVSEGRGTHEPFLMFGAPWIDSDALAKHLQAEAEGIALTPISFTPVDLPGMAMNPKYEGEKCHGLKLRVTDSAKFAPVKFGVALLVALQQLYPNEFKMRPEGMARLSGVAWVYDMITANESSAAVWKRIEQDAKKFRKQRQPYLLYK
- a CDS encoding FHA domain-containing protein, producing the protein MTPDFAVQPDGVFVLDQLVRLPEILDLLIVGGGPAGTAIAFRAKELGIAALVVDFDDLMKRIRDYPKDKLILPDYGGGDQMKFPKGGELTQALHFGPMDKDDMCRLWKSYYCKFNIPAQIGVELTGMQRRSDGIWQVKAYNYNTKAEQTYFAKHVAITIGRGVPRRFDIPGNTEGIAYRLTDAALYVGEPVCVLGGGTSAAEAVIAISHAKAKANDESAVYWSYRSDKLPKVSKALADVFFEAYVSNGNIRQFPYSEPVAVVTAEDRKDYLSVRTDRRRIPGRPNETVHLEFNKEFCVACIGEDIPETLLNTLGIYMTTGGPNGKKRFVVNPLLETQQPNVYLLGDILSPAYFETDDFNADPAGFREIKRRGNIKAALRDGVLVAEAIAQKLAGKTDIRVELDFAEQPEPAPRLKNATVIVESEGPPAASLAAARAVDDNTAYLIRILPGNVEAEEFPLKREGITSIGRNSCDLTFTDDLLLSEKHASLLHDPAEGGYFLRDDGSVNGVFLRLKEARPLEISAGSLVRAGKQFLLFGMEKGAPLFVHFDQNGKQLERYQIPERTIVLGREAPDITLDAKDMTLSRRHLAVSIKAGKVSVKDLGSANGTFLKVKSAVRLEEGDQFRAGQQLFKLRLKQEPERRTVLFNTKSGLAAPATPVKKQPQKPVSAPAANKPEPSRSPAAGIKKPEGMVVVFKNVNKTIPFKAGQSICELAEKNGIKIKADCHIGSCGIDPIRILSGMENMNAIGDEEQGTLEDINKLKPGEYRLACLAKPKGPVVVEILEK
- a CDS encoding Stp1/IreP family PP2C-type Ser/Thr phosphatase is translated as MEQGLSITFSSASDRGLKREDNQDSCGKFPQDDSSLQTPRGQLFVVADGMGGHAGGRHASQLAVQALGEAYFAATPEDIRQCLQQAVAVANQRIYEASTTSYEFYGMGTTCTALVLQGEAAHIAHVGDSRAYRITSDNIEQLTQDHSKVAEMQRLGIITEEEAKRHPEKSHLYRALGIYTDLEADIITGLAIKPGDHFLLCTDGLAKIGAQELKKIILSHSPAKACKKLIALANARGGDDNATVQIVRVRKTGTSKRNFFSLFTRLRR
- a CDS encoding RluA family pseudouridine synthase, with product MFLTTTNNDKGIFSSTKTTLVGESIMPNHRDLHYFDRDRQQKWRIAILHEDETLLVLNKPAGLPVIPERWHPEWPCLRSIAEERLGLPLFVVHRIDAGTSGLILFAKTEASHRDLNQQFEHHHVEKIYHALVSGEVVEDALTMQQPLAEHPHRPGMMVVSRDGKPAVTLMRVLERFRGATLVEAQPQTGRQHQIRVHLQALGHPLLVDSLYGNAEAFFLSSIKPGFYRKPEEPEQPLIKRLTLHACALQFHHPLSHAPTGFTAPAPKDFQAVLKNLRKYAHRK
- a CDS encoding HAD family hydrolase translates to MMCILASWRRTKITILEENLMSTTQNIQAVIFDVGQTIFSPDYIFLQDMLASFGVQTTLDDLGKGAALGREKFFRNANGEQWKDYFVFWLRYVGAQTQDLETMLKLIHERHHREYLWNYLEPTARQTFTDLKQLGLRLGIVSNADGKVAGLMQQHHLDHFFDCIIDSHVVGVEKPSPAIFALALNQLQVPAASCYYVGDNYDNDVVGARNAGITPILIDPFEVVPENDVVRIKTLAEVVGLVKKSHAS
- a CDS encoding tetratricopeptide repeat protein, with translation MPSTKKKASPLPQKQKDAPARPRNLRIFYFLLFALPLVFLLLLEGVLRLLTDDPITPLVVRREERGKLFYQLNARVGERFFLGGVAAVPEVYPQRFAYTKPSNGLRVFCLGGSTMASFPYELHARVSSLLQDRLQLMYPDKTVEVINAGMAAINSYAVVEFARELAQYEPDLFVMYLGHNEFYGALGVGSTQSLGQSRGLVRLYLRLQKFRTFMLLRRLIMAVRQSLQTNTSAPAGQQTLMEGMAAEKTIPFESEMYRRGLAQFRDNLAEILAIAQQQRVPIIVGTLVSNMRDMAPFASEAAPDLPVEQKRQWQKLFEQAWQLQRQQNYAEAKRLFRVAAALDSASALLHFRLGQTHAALGEIDPARISYETARDLDLLRFRAPGEFNKIIREICSTFSAPVVEMEEAFARQSPHGLIGHELISEHLHPNFDGYFLMAKTFAQAIRQHQQLVPGLQAVEGECDDQFLRDYSAVTLFDLQIGNRKIERLTKRWPFRREQFTVPPDSLQAPAVVRQLVEEYQANRIAWNAAHFQLAEEYQRQGKGEEALREYRAVMKVVPENDAAYTRMADLLLQQNRFAAADSLLQIAMKWNEQSPFVRAKLGLVNFMQHRFAAAAEHFQTALNLNNLRQAMSANDLAAANYYLALCRVQLGQLEFAQAHLAEVLRNQPQHDEAKRLLMMLQKGIEVKLEF